One window from the genome of Penaeus monodon isolate SGIC_2016 chromosome 2, NSTDA_Pmon_1, whole genome shotgun sequence encodes:
- the LOC119584583 gene encoding LOW QUALITY PROTEIN: protein FAM186A-like (The sequence of the model RefSeq protein was modified relative to this genomic sequence to represent the inferred CDS: deleted 1 base in 1 codon) yields RGRSKPLTPEEAEAKPLTPEEAEAKPLTPEEAEAKPLTPEEAEAKPLTPEEAKAKPLTPEVAQAKPLTPEEAEAKPLTPEEDKVKPLTPEEGKAKSLTPEEAEAKPLTPEEAEAKPLTPEEAEAKPLTPEEAESKPLTPEEAEAKPLTPEEGQAKPLTPEEAQAKPLTPEDRKAKPLTPEEAKAKPITPEEVEAKPLTPEEAETKPLTPEVTEAKPLIPEVTEAKPLIPEEVEAKPLTPEAAEAKPLTPEEAEAKPLTPEVAEAKPLTSEEAEAKPLTPEEAKAKPLTPEDTKPLTLEAEAKPLTPEEAEAKPLTPEEAEAKPLTPEEAEAKPLTPEVEGKPLTPEEAEAKPLTPEEAEAKPLTPEEAEAKPFTPVEAEAKPLTPEEAEVKPFTPETEAKPRTPEEAELSQFTPETEADAVKEVKPISLRIETKPMTEDKHLVSETKPIEPREEEKAKPSIPDLKTGPKPAQIDSTPTIPGVKTQAKVSSPAAKPAFRPVIRLIDLGSARRVSPPPGSSRWGLPTGPREVSQKEPPVLAGSPEFLAPELVRRLSVGVPADYWSLGVLIYVLVSGRSPFLGVSPEATCRNILSGEVRFPVEHFASVTDEACELTRELLVHDPAERPDLDRVLAHPWFNMKECESVLPIQSLADFCFRRSKIATSTQEVTPHSPHFSTST; encoded by the exons AGAGGCAGAAGCAAGCCACTTACGCCTGAAGAGGCAGAAGCTAAGCCACTTACGCCTGAAGAGGCAGAAGCTAAGCCACTTACACCAGAAGAGGCAGAAGCTAAGCCACTTACACCTGAAGAGGCAGAAGCCAAGCCACTTACACCGGAAGAGGCTAAAGCTAAGCCACTTACACCTGAAGTGGCACAAGCTAAGCCACTTACACCTGAAGAGGCAGAAGCTAAGCCACTTACACCTGAAGAGGATAAAGTTAAGCCACTTACGCCTGAAGAGGGAAAAGCCAAGTCACTTACACCTGAAGAAGCAGAAGCTAAGCCACTTACACCTGAAGAGGCAGAAGCTAAGCCACTTACACCTGAAGAGGCAGAAGCTAAGCCACTTACACCTGAAGAGGCAGAATCTAAGCCACTTACACCTGAAGAGGCAGAAGCTAAGCCACTTACACCTGAAGAGGGACAAGCTAAGCCACTTACACCTGAAGAGGCACAAGCTAAGCCACTTACACCTGAAGACAGAAAAGCCAAGCCACTTACACCTGAAGAGGCAAAAGCTAAACCAATTACACCTGAAGAGGTAGAAGCCAAGCCACTTACACCTGAAGAGGCAGAAACTAAGCCACTTACACCTGAAGTGACAGAAGCTAAGCCACTTATACCTGAAGTGACAGAAGCTAAGCCACTTATACCTGAAGAGGTAGAAGCTAAGCCACTTACACCTGAAGCGGCAGAAGCTAAGCCACTTACACCTGAGGAGGCAGAAGCTAAGCCACTTACACCTGAAGTGGCAGAAGCTAAGCCACTTACATCTGAAGAGGCAGAAGCTAAGCCACTTACACCTGAAGAAGCAAAAGCTAAGCCACTTACACCTGAAGATACTAAGCCACTTACACTTGAAGCAGAAGCTAAGCCACTTACACCTGAAGAGGCAGAAGCTAAGCCACTTACACCA GAAGAGGCAGAAGCTAAGCCACTTACGCCTGAAGAGGCAGAAGCTAAGCCACTTACACCTGAAGTAGAAGGTAAGCCACTTACGCCTGAAGAGGCAGAAGCTAAGCCACTTACGCCTGAAGAGGCAGAAGCTAAGCCACTTACACCTGAAGAGGCAGAAGCTAAGCCATTTACACCTGTAGAGGCAGAAGCCAAGCCACTTACACCTGAAGAGGCAGAAGTCAAGCCATTTACGCCTGAAACAGAAGCTAAGCCACGTACGCCTGAAGAGGCAGAA TTGAGCCAATTTACACCTGAAACAGAAGCAGACGCGGTGAAAGAGGTTAAGCCCATCTCACTAAGAATAGAAACGAAACCAATGACTGAAGACAAGCACCTCGTTTCTGAAACTAAGCCCATCGAAcccagggaagaagaaaaagccaAGCCATCCATCCCCGATCTGAAAACGGGACCGAAGCCAGCCCAGATCGATTCGACCCCAACCATTCCCGGAGTCAAAACTCAAGCCAAGGTCTCCAGCCCCGCAGCCAAGCCAGCATTTCGTCCAGTCATCCGGCTTATTGACCTCGGGAGCGCGCGTCGTGTGTCTCCTCCGCCAGGCAGTAGTCGATGGGGCCTTCCCACAGGGCCGAGAGAGGTATCCCAGAAGGAACCCCCTGTGCTTGCAGGATCTCCCGAGTTCTTGGCTCCTGAACTGGTCCGGAGGCTGAGTGTGGGTGTTCCTGCTGACTACTGGAGCTTGGGCGTGCTGATCTACGTCCTGGTCAG CGGTCGATCTCCCTTCCTCGGTGTCTCCCCTGAGGCGACCTGCAGAAACATCCTGTCAGGAGAAGTGCGGTTTCCTGTGGAGCACTTCGCCTCAGTCACAGACGAGGCTTGCGAACTCACCCGCGAACTCCTGGTCCATGACCCTGCAGAGCGCCCTGACCTCGATCGGGTTCTGGCCCACCCCTGGTTCAATATG AAAGAGTGCGAGAGCGTCCTGCCCATCCAGAGCCTGGCGGATTTCTGCTTCAGGAGGTCGAAAATTGCAACGTCGACTCAAGAAGTCACTCCTCACTCCCCACACTTCAGCACTTCCACTTAG
- the LOC119580196 gene encoding serine/threonine-protein kinase H1 homolog: MMIPKDGAHRMEEDDTEDEEDEEHEEDYSAGRHVARYRSDQGEEAMALTRPVKWHSGFPAKYSVLHDLGKGRFSVVKRCRRLHDGREMAAKFVRKARQDETLTEAEFRILRSMRHPALVRPHALYSATPKFHVFVMELVVGLPLLDWIFTREETTEAECADMLSQVVLALQYLHSHNVAYLDLKPENLLVDLVRTSEGNGERVLRTMVGMEETKTEAEAGVKPLKPVAWGVGAEGEVQTRGDLKATPEIETEVGAETKPASTTLETEAKPATPVELIEKRTAILEMATETKMMAHKAETKPVSSQTEGEVQERVMRFSLEKQKDAKPVSPEVETEIKPITPHWKKKQKQLNFQSRKKLSHLHPEK; encoded by the exons atgaTGATACCCAAAGACGGAGCCCACCGAATGGAAGAAGACGACacggaagacgaagaagatgaagaacacgAAGAAGATTACAGCGCGGGGAGACACGTCGCTAGATACAGGAGTGACCAGGGCGAGGAGGCGATGGCACTCACGAGGCCCGTCAAGTGGCACTCGGGATTCCCGGCCAAATACTCGGTTCTTCACGACCTGGGGAAAGGAAGGTTCAG cgtGGTCAAGCGGTGTCGTCGGCTCCATGACGGGAGGGAAATGGCGGCCAAATTCGTTCGAAAAGCCCGCCAGGACGAGACACTGACCGAAGCGGAGTTCCGGATCCTACGGAGCATGCGTCACCCCGCCCTCGTGCGCCCCCACGCCCTCTACTCGGCCACGCCCAAGTTTCACGTGTTCGTCATGGAGCT ggtgGTGGGTCTGCCGCTGCTGGACTGGATCTTCACGCGCGAGGAGACGACTGAGGCTGAGTGCGCAGACATGCTCTCCCAGGTAGTTCTCGCCCTCCAGTATCTCCACAGCCATAATGTGGCTTATCTTGATCTGAAG CCTGAAAACCTGCTGGTGGATTTAGTGCGGACCtcggaaggaaatggagagagagtacTGAGAACCATGGTGGGGATGGAGGAGACGAAAACCGAAGCGGAGGCTGGAGTTAAGCCACTTAAGCCAGTTGCGTGGGGagtgggggcagagggagaggttcAGACTCGTGGGGATTTGAAAGCAACTCCTGAAATCGAGACGGAAGTTGGGGCAGAGACAAAGCCAGCGTCTACCACACTGGAGACAGAAGCCAAGCCGGCGACTCCAGTGGAGTTAATAGAAAAGAGAACAGCGATTCTCGAAATGGCAACAGAAACGAAAATGATGGCACACAAGGCTGAAACTAAGCCAGTCTCATCTCAAACAGAGGGTGAAGTGCAGGAGAGAGTTATGCGATTTTCACTTGAAAAACAGAAAGACGCTAAGCCAGTATCCCCTGAAGTCGAAACAGAAATAAAGCCAATTACACCTCAttggaaaaagaagcaaaaacaatTGAACTTCCAGTCGAGAAAAAAGTTAAGCCACTTACACCCAGAAAAATAA